One Desulfonatronum thiodismutans DNA segment encodes these proteins:
- a CDS encoding MBL fold metallo-hydrolase RNA specificity domain-containing protein, with protein MENPAHADQRDMVNFVKRMRKWPSQVLLVQGDQGAQEASRDELLKTARERGHAME; from the coding sequence ATCGAGAATCCGGCCCACGCCGATCAACGCGACATGGTTAATTTCGTGAAGCGGATGCGCAAATGGCCCAGTCAAGTCCTTCTGGTGCAAGGCGATCAAGGCGCACAAGAGGCCTCGCGCGACGAACTGCTAAAAACGGCACGGGAACGCGGACACGCCATGGAATAG
- a CDS encoding aspartate:alanine exchanger family transporter has translation MVIDVVSLLHANNLLVFFLVLGLGYLVGNLNWRGLEVGPTSGVLLAGLFFGHFGFQVPHSVQEVGFVLFIYSVGLQAGPRFFSVFAQDGLKYLALSVVVVLSAIGAALLLGAMLELGPAMIAGMVAGALTSTPTLAASEAGIRDGLAHALSAEQIEVLLGDLTASYAITYLFGLAGLIACIRFLPRLLCIDLPAEAAKLARKSRSGFGTDEGEDQDLEESRSLRVRAFEVVNPKIIGKPLRDLQFVRTTGCVIQQVRRGDELFLPDAQTTLQHGDLVAVAGPLTKLEGLTDYIGPGTFDAHLLETPIDTVAVVVSKSGAVGKRISELHIPAVYGCFITRVIRTQVELPMSLDFQVEKGDVLVVTGLKNRLERLVSAFGYVERRFVQTDLLTFCFGIVGGMLLGQISVKIGDVAVGLGTAGGLLFAGLTIGFLRSMHPTFGRVPPAARWILRELGLLFFMAGIGVKAGVGIVDALLSVGLPLFFSGMVITLTPVIVGLLFGRFVLGIQPALLLGAITGAMTSTPSLNVITQAAKSPIPALGYAGTYTFANVFLALAGTVLVYL, from the coding sequence ATGGTCATCGACGTCGTTTCGCTGCTTCACGCCAATAACCTACTGGTATTCTTCCTTGTTCTTGGCCTGGGCTATCTGGTCGGCAACCTGAACTGGCGTGGGCTCGAGGTGGGCCCAACCTCCGGAGTGCTCTTGGCCGGTTTGTTCTTCGGCCACTTCGGTTTTCAGGTGCCCCACTCCGTGCAGGAAGTCGGATTCGTCCTGTTCATCTACTCCGTGGGCTTGCAGGCCGGTCCCCGATTTTTCAGCGTCTTTGCCCAGGACGGCTTGAAGTATTTGGCCCTGTCCGTGGTGGTTGTGCTCAGCGCCATTGGCGCGGCCCTGCTCCTGGGGGCCATGCTGGAACTCGGCCCGGCCATGATCGCCGGAATGGTCGCCGGCGCCTTGACCAGCACGCCGACCCTGGCCGCTTCCGAGGCCGGAATCCGCGACGGCCTGGCCCACGCCCTGTCCGCAGAGCAAATCGAAGTTCTCCTGGGCGACCTCACGGCCAGCTATGCCATCACCTATCTTTTCGGGTTGGCCGGATTGATCGCCTGCATCCGTTTTCTGCCAAGGCTGCTGTGCATCGACCTGCCAGCCGAGGCCGCCAAGCTGGCCCGGAAGAGCCGGAGTGGCTTCGGTACGGACGAGGGTGAGGACCAGGATCTGGAAGAGAGCCGCAGCCTGCGGGTTCGGGCCTTTGAGGTCGTCAATCCGAAGATCATCGGCAAACCGCTGCGTGACTTGCAGTTCGTGCGGACCACGGGGTGCGTGATCCAGCAGGTTCGACGTGGGGATGAACTGTTCCTGCCCGACGCCCAGACCACCCTGCAACACGGCGACCTGGTCGCCGTAGCCGGCCCGCTGACCAAGTTGGAAGGATTGACCGACTACATCGGCCCAGGAACTTTCGACGCCCATCTCCTGGAAACCCCCATCGACACCGTGGCCGTGGTGGTCAGCAAGTCTGGGGCCGTGGGCAAGCGGATCAGCGAGCTGCACATTCCCGCGGTCTACGGCTGCTTCATCACCAGGGTCATCCGGACCCAGGTGGAACTGCCGATGAGCCTGGATTTTCAGGTGGAAAAAGGCGACGTGCTGGTGGTCACCGGCCTGAAGAATCGCCTTGAGCGCTTGGTCAGCGCCTTCGGTTACGTGGAGCGTCGATTCGTGCAGACCGACCTGTTGACGTTTTGCTTCGGCATTGTCGGCGGCATGCTGCTGGGCCAGATCAGCGTCAAGATCGGCGACGTGGCCGTGGGACTGGGCACGGCCGGGGGCCTGCTCTTCGCCGGACTGACCATCGGCTTCCTGCGCTCCATGCACCCGACCTTCGGCCGGGTCCCGCCCGCGGCGCGCTGGATTCTGCGGGAACTGGGTCTGCTCTTTTTCATGGCCGGCATCGGGGTCAAGGCCGGGGTGGGCATCGTGGACGCCCTGCTGTCCGTGGGCCTGCCGCTCTTTTTCAGCGGAATGGTGATCACTCTTACCCCTGTCATCGTCGGCCTGCTCTTCGGCCGCTTCGTGCTCGGCATTCAACCCGCTCTACTCCTGGGAGCCATCACCGGCGCCATGACCAGCACCCCCTCCCTTAACGTGATCACCCAAGCCGCAAAAAGTCCCATCCCCGCCCTGGGCTACGCCGGAACCTACACCTTTGCCAACGTCTTCCTGGCCCTGGCCGGAACGGTGCTGGTGTACCTGTAA
- a CDS encoding cobyric acid synthase gives MDTRTHGGNIWQLARNLGCEPREILDFSASINPFGPPSWLGETIRDVVSDLRHYPDPDCSELLQAASGHYGISVNELVADNGTAEILHRLPLLFVGDSRPGRSVIPGPAYADYAATCAAHRLEVNHLPLEPRDDFALDWDRLHDRLREDSRSPALTFLGQPNNPTGRTFSPDRLRALAAEHPRCWFIVDEAFADFVHGLDRLLHRRPPNVIVLLSLTKFYALPGLRIGLAAMEPALATRYRKRSPDWSVNTLAQIAGARCLQDAEFQRESRERTVLERDRFAAALAGMAGLRVFSSEANFLLCRGLGPEFDAGRLAGKLLGQRIAIRACANFPGLDSSYFRLAVRRPEENDLLLDALGEALEPAGRLHSPAWPRSRPRKRATPALMFQGTCSNAGKSLLTAALCRILRQDGFSPAPFKAQNMALNSGVTPDGGEIGRAQILQAQACGLEPDRRMNPILLKPNSETGSQVIVMGAPRGNMTVGAYIRAKEELRGLVHDAYDRLSAEHDVMVLEGAGSPAEINLRHHDLVNMTMARHARAAVYLVGDIDRGGVFAALSGTMDMLEKWERDLVRGLVINKFRGQRSLLDPALDWVARRTARPVLGVVPYLADLGLPEEDSVNFKQGALFRPDRSRGVSGPGQGVAQDVALDVACLDLPHISNFTDLDPLAAEPGVAVRLVRHVGELGVPDLLILPGSKNVMADMDFVRRRGLAEAVVRLAEAGGTQILGICGGYQMLGMRIEDPHGLESATRTSIPGLGLLALTTCLEPDKTLRRTVAEHSVSGLEVTGYEIHHGQSAPEPGCADLVVAVKTADGRVIGLGLRDKPIWGSYLHGIFDDALFRRWLLNAILTAKGESPLTAVGDWDTEIALDRLADHVRQHLDIARMYDNLGLGQTLEVR, from the coding sequence ATGGACACGCGAACCCATGGCGGAAACATCTGGCAACTGGCCCGGAATTTGGGGTGCGAACCACGGGAGATTCTGGATTTTTCGGCCAGCATCAACCCTTTCGGGCCACCCTCCTGGCTCGGTGAAACGATCCGGGATGTTGTTTCGGACCTGCGGCACTATCCCGATCCGGACTGCTCCGAACTGCTTCAGGCCGCTTCCGGGCATTACGGCATTTCCGTAAACGAACTGGTGGCGGACAACGGTACGGCGGAGATTCTGCATCGCCTTCCGCTCCTGTTTGTCGGGGACTCCAGGCCGGGGCGGTCCGTCATCCCCGGACCGGCCTATGCCGACTACGCCGCGACGTGCGCGGCCCACCGGCTGGAGGTGAACCATCTTCCCCTGGAGCCGCGTGACGATTTCGCGCTGGATTGGGACCGGCTTCACGACAGGCTCCGTGAGGATTCGCGCTCTCCGGCCCTGACCTTTCTGGGCCAGCCGAACAATCCCACTGGGCGGACCTTTTCCCCCGACCGTCTGCGGGCCCTGGCCGCGGAGCATCCCAGGTGCTGGTTCATCGTGGACGAGGCTTTCGCGGACTTCGTGCACGGACTGGATCGGCTACTTCACCGGCGTCCGCCCAACGTGATCGTTCTGCTCTCCCTGACTAAATTTTACGCCCTGCCCGGACTGCGCATCGGTCTGGCGGCCATGGAGCCCGCCCTGGCAACGCGCTACCGCAAGCGCTCCCCGGACTGGTCCGTGAACACCCTGGCCCAGATCGCGGGAGCGCGGTGCCTTCAGGACGCCGAATTTCAGCGGGAGAGCCGGGAACGCACGGTCCTGGAGCGGGACCGGTTCGCCGCGGCCCTGGCCGGGATGGCGGGCCTGCGGGTCTTTTCCTCGGAGGCCAATTTCCTGCTGTGTCGCGGTCTCGGTCCGGAATTCGACGCCGGTCGGCTGGCCGGGAAGCTGCTTGGTCAACGGATCGCCATTCGAGCCTGCGCGAACTTTCCGGGCCTGGACAGCTCGTATTTTCGACTGGCCGTGCGTCGGCCCGAGGAGAATGATCTCCTGCTGGACGCCCTGGGCGAAGCGCTGGAGCCCGCCGGTCGGCTCCACTCCCCGGCCTGGCCCCGCTCGCGGCCCCGCAAGCGGGCCACCCCGGCCCTGATGTTTCAGGGCACCTGCTCAAATGCCGGGAAAAGCCTGCTCACCGCGGCTCTGTGCCGGATTCTGCGTCAGGACGGGTTTTCCCCGGCCCCGTTCAAGGCCCAGAACATGGCCCTGAATTCCGGGGTCACTCCGGACGGCGGGGAAATCGGCCGGGCCCAGATCCTTCAGGCCCAGGCCTGCGGCCTGGAGCCGGACCGACGGATGAACCCGATTCTGCTCAAGCCCAATTCCGAAACCGGCTCCCAGGTCATTGTCATGGGAGCGCCACGGGGCAACATGACCGTGGGGGCCTACATCCGGGCCAAGGAAGAGCTGCGGGGCCTGGTTCACGACGCCTACGACAGGCTGTCCGCGGAGCACGACGTAATGGTCCTGGAGGGGGCCGGCAGTCCGGCGGAGATCAATCTCAGGCATCATGACCTTGTGAACATGACCATGGCCCGCCACGCCCGGGCCGCGGTCTATCTGGTGGGCGACATCGACCGGGGCGGCGTGTTCGCGGCCCTGAGCGGGACCATGGACATGCTGGAGAAATGGGAGCGAGACCTGGTCCGCGGACTGGTGATCAACAAATTTCGCGGCCAGCGCTCCCTGCTGGACCCGGCCTTGGACTGGGTTGCTCGGCGCACGGCCCGGCCCGTGTTAGGGGTGGTTCCCTATCTAGCCGACCTGGGGCTGCCTGAGGAAGACTCCGTGAACTTCAAGCAGGGCGCGCTGTTTCGTCCGGACCGGTCGCGTGGGGTAAGCGGCCCGGGCCAGGGTGTGGCCCAGGATGTGGCGTTGGACGTGGCTTGCCTGGACCTGCCGCATATCTCCAATTTTACAGACTTGGACCCCCTGGCCGCGGAGCCGGGCGTGGCCGTGCGCCTGGTCCGCCATGTCGGGGAACTGGGCGTTCCGGACCTGCTGATCCTGCCCGGCAGCAAGAACGTGATGGCGGACATGGATTTTGTCCGCCGGCGGGGCCTGGCCGAGGCCGTGGTCAGGCTGGCTGAGGCCGGCGGAACGCAGATTCTGGGCATTTGCGGCGGATACCAGATGCTCGGCATGCGGATCGAGGACCCTCACGGCCTGGAGTCCGCGACCCGGACGTCCATCCCCGGTCTGGGGCTGCTTGCGTTGACCACCTGTCTGGAACCGGACAAGACGTTGCGACGGACCGTGGCCGAGCATTCCGTCTCGGGGCTGGAGGTCACGGGGTATGAAATCCATCATGGGCAATCCGCTCCGGAGCCCGGATGCGCCGACCTGGTCGTCGCCGTGAAGACGGCAGATGGCCGAGTCATCGGCCTGGGGCTGCGCGACAAGCCCATATGGGGATCGTATCTGCACGGCATCTTCGACGACGCGCTATTTCGGCGCTGGCTTTTGAACGCGATCCTGACC